A stretch of Cupriavidus necator DNA encodes these proteins:
- a CDS encoding tripartite tricarboxylate transporter substrate binding protein produces the protein MLFLERIFQPTIRLTTGSRRYARRSKKVEDDMQYRGLPPVKRWMALSAAILGMTLTSAPTSAADAFPSKPISMLVAFPPGGPADVLARAMQPAMAKALGQPVVIENLPGAGGALAVQRLLSRPADGYTLIMGSPNEAILTPLALASAKYKSEELALLAPVSNHPLVVMTRSDLPYNSLEQIITASKSAGGKSLTFGNPGYGTMYHIVAEYMAQLTGAKMLQVPYKGATPMLADLTGRQIDMTILPNLGASTQLLETHKIKAVAVLDTQRMRNLPDVPAISETSVARKSEFVYSIWLGVMSKAGVPAERARVLMDASQQALRSPELIKALDLSGVQPMKPQTLEASAKFYVDETEKFRKMAASIKLTPQ, from the coding sequence TTGCTGTTCCTCGAACGAATTTTTCAGCCAACAATCCGCCTCACAACCGGTTCTCGTAGATATGCGAGAAGGTCTAAGAAAGTAGAGGACGACATGCAATACCGAGGACTACCCCCCGTCAAGCGCTGGATGGCGCTGAGTGCCGCCATCCTGGGGATGACACTGACCAGCGCACCAACGTCCGCCGCCGACGCCTTTCCCTCCAAGCCGATATCGATGCTGGTGGCATTCCCTCCGGGGGGGCCCGCCGATGTTCTGGCGCGGGCCATGCAGCCGGCGATGGCCAAGGCGCTCGGCCAGCCCGTGGTCATCGAGAATCTGCCCGGCGCCGGCGGTGCGCTGGCAGTGCAGCGGCTGCTCAGCCGTCCGGCCGACGGCTACACGCTGATCATGGGCTCGCCCAATGAGGCTATCCTGACGCCGCTGGCGCTCGCCAGCGCCAAGTACAAGTCGGAGGAACTGGCCCTGCTGGCGCCGGTCTCGAACCACCCGCTCGTCGTGATGACGCGCAGCGACCTGCCATACAATTCGCTTGAACAGATCATCACGGCCAGCAAGTCGGCAGGTGGCAAGAGCCTGACCTTCGGCAATCCGGGCTACGGCACCATGTACCACATCGTCGCCGAATACATGGCTCAGCTGACCGGCGCCAAGATGCTGCAGGTGCCGTACAAGGGCGCCACGCCGATGCTGGCAGACCTGACCGGTCGCCAGATTGACATGACGATTCTGCCAAACCTCGGTGCCTCCACGCAGTTGCTCGAAACGCACAAGATCAAGGCGGTCGCAGTGCTGGACACACAGCGCATGCGAAACCTGCCCGATGTGCCTGCGATCTCCGAAACCAGCGTCGCGCGCAAATCCGAGTTCGTGTATTCGATCTGGCTGGGCGTCATGAGCAAGGCCGGCGTCCCGGCGGAGCGTGCCCGCGTATTGATGGATGCCTCGCAGCAAGCGCTGCGGTCGCCCGAACTGATCAAGGCGCTTGATCTCTCCGGCGTGCAGCCGATGAAGCCACAAACGCTCGAGGCCTCCGCGAAGTTCTACGTCGACGAGACCGAGAAATTCAGGAAGATGGCCGCCTCGATCAAGCTGACGCCGCAGTAA